Proteins co-encoded in one Cricetulus griseus strain 17A/GY chromosome 1 unlocalized genomic scaffold, alternate assembly CriGri-PICRH-1.0 chr1_1, whole genome shotgun sequence genomic window:
- the Ptger2 gene encoding prostaglandin E2 receptor EP2 subtype, whose translation MHNASNDSVRVEDCESRQWLPSGESPAISSVMFSAGVVGNLIALALLARRWRGDTGCSAGSRTSISLFHVLVTELVLTDLLGTCLISPVVLASYARNQTLVALAPKSRVCTYFAFTMTFFSLATMLMLFAMALERYLSIGHPYFYRRRFSRRGGLAVLPAIYAVSLLFCSLPLLNYGEYVQYCPGTWCFIRHGRTAYLQLYATVLLLLILAVLACNFSVILNLVRMHRRSKRSRCGSSSGGPGGPGSRRRGERTSMAEEADHLILLAIMTITFAICSLPFTIFAYMNETSSRKEKLDLQALRFLSINSIIDPWVFAILRPPVLRLMRSVLCFRTSVRTQEASRTSCSTQSSSSKQTDLCGQL comes from the exons ATGCACAATGCCTCCAATGACTCCGTGCGAGTGGAGGACTGCGAGAGTCGTCAGTGGCTTCCCTCGGGCGAAAGTCCAGCTATCAGCTCGGTGATGTTCTCGGCTGGGGTTGTGGGGAACCTTATCGCGCTGGCGCTGCTAGCGCGCCGTTGGCGCGGGGACACGGGATGCAGTGCGGGCAGCAGAACCTCCATCTCCTTGTTCCACGTGCTAGTGACAGAGCTGGTGCTCACCGACCTGCTTGGGACCTGCCTCATCAGCCCCGTGGTGCTAGCTTCCTATGCGCGGAACCAGACCCTGGTGGCCCTGGCTCCCAAAAGCCGCGTTTGTACCTATTTCGCCTTCACTATGACCTTCTTCAGTCTGGCCACGATGCTCATGCTCTTCGCCATGGCCCTGGAGCGCTACCTCTCCATCGGGCACCCTTACTTCTACCGACGTCGTTTCTCGCGTCGCGGGGGCCTGGCGGTACTGCCCGCCATCTACGCGGTCTCCTTGCTCTTCTGTTCCCTGCCGCTGCTCAACTACGGGGAGTACGTCCAATACTGTCCCGGGACGTGGTGCTTTATCCGGCACGGGCGGACTGCATACCTGCAGCTGTACGCCACGGTGCTGTTGCTGCTCATCTTGGCGGTGCTCGCCTGCAACTTCAGCGTCATCCTTAATCTCGTCCGTATGCACCGTCGGAGCAAAAGAAGCCGCTGTGGATCATCCAGCGGTGGCCCGGGGGGTCCTGGGTCAcgcaggagaggagaaaggactTCGATGGCAGAGGAGGCGGACCACCTCATTCTCCTGGCCATTATGACCATCACCTTCGCCATCTGCTCCTTGCCTTTCACA atCTTTGCTTATATGAATGAAACCTCTTCCCGAAAGGAAAAGTTGGACCTCCAAGCTCTTAGATTTTTATCAATCAACTCTATAATTGACCCTTGGGTCTTTGCCATCCTTAGGCCACCGGTCCTGAGACTAATGCGTTCAGTCCTCTGTTTTCGGACTTCAGTGAGAACGCAAGAAGCTTCACGGACTTCTTGTTCTACCCAGTCCAGT